A genome region from Spartobacteria bacterium includes the following:
- the pilQ gene encoding type IV pilus secretin PilQ, whose translation MKTGFRLKEKKDGILQRAGLFLICCGLLIWSGCKTVDSKDRIMSPDDYIKHWTEKANVSKAYLDVDTDIPDGIIPEEPEEPAGTEIPAKAIPQEEAPEEDIGLELNEPALPTNVIEHLTLNRPVPIGDFLRAMGKVARQNVFFRDGLEGTVQFKLSSPTTWDKLFRTVLRIEGLTYDWEGNILCVLSQEDINKALTMEKARMDRNMVENTTLQVAPLQVCTIRIRYSDAENIKESLELMLTKQSIGSGSTDSTRGSVNVDKGNNTIIINAIEGDIRKMMSLVARLDRPVTQVLIEAHIVEATKDTARELGIQWGGLYEGIAGNSLVSVGNGLGSSDYMVDFPASITDGEGFSVGGVLERITGTQLLNIQLSALEKKGRLNILSSPSITTLDNQTASIESGKEVPYQVKSGSGETQDTTTEWKKAVLRLEVTPHVIDSGLVKLRIITNKDELDDSYTSDDGLPRVITKKAETTLILRDGQTTVIGGLSKQYSQNNRSGIPGLQDIPYAGAAFRNNSTGTSMEDLLIFITPHMLNRAKRPATAQLTPLTPSQEVEPAALEAENEMTIQDALGLDNPGDDE comes from the coding sequence ATGAAAACAGGTTTTAGACTGAAAGAAAAAAAAGACGGAATACTTCAGCGTGCAGGTTTGTTCCTCATATGTTGCGGACTGCTGATTTGGTCTGGATGCAAAACGGTCGATTCGAAGGATCGTATTATGTCCCCGGATGATTATATCAAGCATTGGACGGAGAAAGCCAATGTATCCAAAGCCTACCTTGATGTGGATACGGATATACCCGACGGCATTATTCCTGAAGAGCCGGAAGAGCCTGCCGGAACCGAAATCCCTGCAAAAGCGATACCGCAGGAAGAGGCTCCTGAGGAAGATATCGGTTTGGAGCTGAATGAGCCGGCGCTGCCTACGAATGTGATCGAGCATCTTACCCTGAATCGTCCGGTTCCCATCGGTGATTTTTTGCGGGCTATGGGCAAGGTTGCTCGGCAGAATGTGTTCTTCCGCGATGGACTGGAAGGCACCGTGCAGTTCAAGCTAAGCAGTCCGACCACCTGGGATAAGCTGTTCCGGACGGTGTTGCGCATAGAAGGTCTGACCTACGATTGGGAAGGGAATATTCTTTGTGTGTTATCTCAAGAAGATATCAACAAAGCGTTAACGATGGAAAAGGCGCGAATGGATCGAAATATGGTAGAGAATACCACCTTGCAGGTTGCTCCTTTACAGGTATGTACGATACGTATTCGCTATTCTGATGCGGAGAACATCAAAGAGAGTCTTGAATTGATGTTGACAAAGCAGTCCATCGGTTCGGGTTCGACAGACAGTACACGGGGGTCTGTCAATGTGGATAAAGGAAATAACACGATTATCATCAATGCCATTGAAGGGGATATAAGGAAAATGATGTCTCTGGTGGCCCGTCTTGATCGTCCGGTTACACAAGTGCTGATCGAGGCGCACATTGTTGAAGCAACAAAAGATACAGCAAGAGAGCTGGGGATTCAATGGGGCGGTTTATATGAGGGTATTGCCGGCAACAGTCTTGTTTCTGTGGGGAACGGCTTGGGATCCAGCGATTATATGGTTGATTTTCCTGCATCGATTACCGACGGAGAAGGGTTCTCCGTGGGCGGGGTGCTTGAGCGGATCACTGGAACGCAGCTACTTAACATACAGCTGTCAGCACTGGAAAAGAAAGGCCGCCTGAATATTCTTTCCAGCCCGTCCATCACAACATTAGACAACCAGACCGCATCGATCGAAAGCGGCAAAGAAGTGCCTTATCAAGTTAAGTCCGGCAGTGGGGAAACCCAGGATACCACGACAGAATGGAAGAAAGCCGTGCTGCGTCTGGAAGTTACACCACATGTCATTGATAGCGGTCTGGTCAAACTCAGGATTATTACCAATAAAGATGAACTGGATGATAGTTACACATCCGATGACGGGTTGCCGCGTGTGATAACAAAGAAAGCTGAAACAACGCTGATCTTACGCGATGGCCAAACGACAGTTATTGGCGGGTTGTCCAAGCAGTATTCGCAGAACAATCGGTCTGGTATTCCTGGTTTGCAGGACATTCCCTATGCCGGAGCGGCATTCAGAAACAACAGCACCGGCACCTCTATGGAAGATCTTCTCATTTTTATAACGCCGCATATGCTGAATCGGGCAAAGCGTCCGGCAACGGCACAACTCACACCGCTAACCCCCTCGCAAGAAGTTGAACCTGCTGCACTGGAAGCGGAAAACGAAATGACCATACAGGACGCCTTAGGTTTGGACAACCCCGGGGATGACGAATGA